In Listeria cossartiae subsp. cossartiae, one genomic interval encodes:
- a CDS encoding ComEC/Rec2 family competence protein: MKKGILNILLVFALITGISVPGSIQAEAAAPTIKVHFIDVGQGDAIYIKAPSGEDILIDAGNKGKGKIVVNYLKKLKVQDIDIMIASHSDADNIGGLPEVMNSIKVKSLYAPNSTNTTAAYKDFVNTAKKKKLAIKTAKAGVKLPVKGVNAQFVGPVKTYGKTDRNNWSAVLHVAYKKNTFLFTGDAQTKAETDMIKAKKTLRADVLKVSTQGSKTATSQAFVNVVKPKYAIISVGKNGYGHPTSQTVSRLTKAKAKVYRTDRSKTIVVTGNGSTYSIGK; this comes from the coding sequence ATGAAAAAAGGGATTTTAAACATATTGTTGGTTTTTGCTTTAATTACGGGGATTTCGGTACCGGGTTCCATCCAAGCCGAAGCAGCTGCACCAACAATAAAAGTACATTTCATTGATGTTGGCCAGGGGGACGCCATTTACATCAAAGCGCCTAGTGGGGAAGATATCCTCATCGATGCTGGTAACAAAGGCAAAGGGAAAATTGTCGTTAACTATTTAAAGAAATTAAAAGTACAAGATATTGATATTATGATTGCCTCCCATTCAGACGCTGACAACATTGGCGGCTTACCAGAAGTCATGAATAGTATCAAAGTAAAAAGCCTTTACGCACCTAATTCTACTAATACAACAGCCGCATACAAAGATTTTGTAAATACGGCGAAAAAGAAAAAATTAGCGATTAAAACCGCCAAAGCTGGTGTAAAACTTCCCGTCAAAGGAGTAAATGCCCAGTTTGTAGGGCCTGTTAAAACATATGGAAAAACCGATCGCAACAATTGGAGCGCTGTTCTCCACGTCGCATATAAGAAAAACACCTTTCTTTTCACAGGAGATGCGCAAACCAAAGCAGAAACCGATATGATTAAAGCGAAGAAAACTTTACGAGCTGATGTGCTAAAAGTAAGTACACAAGGCTCCAAAACTGCGACTAGCCAAGCTTTTGTTAATGTCGTGAAACCAAAATACGCCATTATTAGTGTCGGCAAAAATGGCTACGGTCACCCCACTTCGCAAACAGTCAGCAGACTAACCAAAGCGAAAGCAAAAGTTTATCGGACAGATCGTAGTAAAACAATCGTTGTCACAGGTAACGGTAGCACGTATTCAATTGGGAAATAA
- a CDS encoding HAD family hydrolase, with protein sequence MTEKYLICSDIDGTLLRQDQTVSEKTRDLIQTLEKDGHIFSISTGRMYPSAREVGFKVSNSGHVIASNGSYAAIRDEQLLKTTLETTAIRSTYEIMSDFDLPLFFFSTNALFYTKEPPAFFRELADKSRLDTGHKSFSLVSINDKSVFDENMHQFLNAIVVAENEAAKLTEVRAALNEANGIRVLSSHHDNLEILPANSDKKTAVEALGKHYGIPRERIITFGDGENDIGMLQYAGTGVAMANASDNVKAAASHLTDTNEADGVYKFLKEFIS encoded by the coding sequence TTGACTGAAAAATATTTAATTTGTTCCGATATTGATGGCACGTTACTACGCCAAGATCAAACTGTATCCGAAAAAACGCGCGATTTAATCCAAACTTTAGAAAAAGATGGCCATATTTTCTCTATTTCTACAGGTCGGATGTATCCTTCTGCTCGTGAAGTTGGTTTTAAAGTCAGCAACTCGGGCCATGTTATCGCATCTAACGGCTCTTATGCGGCCATTCGCGATGAACAATTGCTTAAAACAACTTTAGAAACCACAGCAATCCGCTCCACTTACGAAATTATGAGCGATTTTGATTTGCCACTGTTTTTCTTCTCTACAAATGCACTTTTCTATACAAAAGAACCACCTGCTTTCTTCCGTGAACTTGCGGATAAAAGTCGCCTAGATACGGGCCATAAAAGTTTTTCGCTCGTTTCTATTAATGATAAAAGTGTTTTTGACGAAAATATGCATCAATTTTTAAACGCGATTGTTGTTGCTGAAAATGAGGCCGCTAAATTAACTGAGGTTCGCGCAGCTCTTAATGAAGCAAATGGTATCCGCGTACTCTCTTCTCACCATGATAATTTAGAAATACTTCCTGCTAATTCTGACAAAAAAACAGCTGTTGAAGCGCTTGGGAAGCATTATGGTATCCCGCGTGAACGAATTATTACGTTTGGTGATGGCGAAAATGATATTGGCATGCTACAATATGCTGGAACTGGTGTTGCGATGGCGAATGCAAGTGATAATGTCAAAGCAGCAGCTAGTCATCTTACTGACACGAATGAAGCAGATGGGGTTTACAAATTTCTAAAAGAATTCATTTCATAA
- a CDS encoding ABC transporter ATP-binding protein produces MAQLSLEHIYKIYDNKVTAVSDFNLEIDDKEFIVFVGPSGCGKSTTLRMIAGLEEISKGELSIDGKVMNNVAPKDRDIAMVFQNYALYPHMTVYDNMAFGLKLRKMPKDEIKKRVEHAADILGLTEYLKRKPSALSGGQRQRVALGRAIVRDAKVFLMDEPLSNLDAKLRVQMRAEITKLHQQLDTTMIYVTHDQTEAMTMATRIVIMKDGVIQQVGSPKQVYDHPVNMFVAGFIGSPAMNFFKGRLEGANFIGDDFTIAVPEGKLKLLKDRGFDGKDIVFGIRPEDIHDEPIVIEANPGYTFKATTVVAELTGAEFMLHSRVGAHEFVARVDARSEHQPNEVLTLAFEMSKSHFFDPETEDNLTD; encoded by the coding sequence TTGGCACAATTATCACTAGAACATATTTATAAAATATATGATAACAAAGTAACTGCAGTTTCTGACTTTAATTTAGAAATCGATGACAAAGAATTCATCGTTTTTGTAGGTCCATCTGGTTGTGGTAAATCTACAACATTACGTATGATCGCTGGATTAGAAGAAATTTCTAAAGGCGAATTATCAATTGATGGCAAAGTAATGAATAATGTTGCACCGAAAGACCGCGACATCGCAATGGTTTTCCAAAACTACGCATTATATCCACATATGACTGTATATGATAATATGGCATTTGGTTTAAAACTTCGTAAAATGCCAAAAGACGAAATTAAAAAACGTGTGGAGCACGCAGCTGATATTCTTGGCTTAACAGAGTACTTAAAACGTAAACCGAGTGCACTTTCCGGTGGTCAACGTCAACGTGTTGCTTTAGGTCGTGCCATCGTTCGTGACGCTAAAGTCTTCCTAATGGATGAACCACTTTCCAACTTGGATGCAAAATTACGTGTGCAAATGCGTGCGGAAATCACAAAACTTCACCAACAATTAGATACGACAATGATCTACGTTACCCATGACCAAACAGAAGCAATGACAATGGCGACACGTATCGTTATCATGAAAGACGGCGTTATCCAACAAGTTGGTTCCCCAAAACAAGTGTATGATCACCCAGTGAATATGTTCGTAGCCGGCTTTATTGGTAGCCCAGCGATGAACTTCTTCAAAGGTCGTTTAGAAGGCGCTAACTTTATCGGTGATGACTTCACTATCGCTGTTCCAGAAGGTAAACTGAAACTTCTTAAAGACAGAGGATTCGACGGCAAAGATATCGTTTTCGGTATTCGTCCAGAAGATATCCATGATGAACCAATCGTTATTGAAGCAAACCCAGGTTATACGTTCAAAGCGACTACAGTTGTTGCCGAACTTACTGGTGCTGAATTTATGCTTCACAGCCGCGTTGGTGCACATGAATTCGTAGCTCGTGTTGATGCTCGTTCTGAACATCAACCAAACGAAGTACTAACTTTAGCATTCGAAATGTCTAAATCGCATTTCTTTGATCCAGAAACAGAAGATAACTTAACTGATTAA
- the nrdD gene encoding anaerobic ribonucleoside-triphosphate reductase — protein sequence MYVEQLNEQKVIKRDGRKANFDLIKIRNAVEASMKAINLEDETFLEEILLEVVSELPNKADMTIDEIQHCVENTLMKSTYPDVARAYIEYRHDRDHERENITDMHKSVEKLLQKDKTVVNENANKDATVFNTQRDLTAGAVAKSYALKYMLPKHVSNAHLKGEIHFHDLDYSPYHAMTNCCLIDIEGMLKKGFTIGNANVESPKSIQTATAQIAQIIANVASSQYGGCSVDRIDEVLSVYARLNFEKHKKDAMEWVVPEKQEGYAAEKTRKDIYDAMQSLEYEINTLYTSNGQTPFVTLGFGLGEDWFAREIQKAILKVRIGGVGKDKHTAIFPKLVFSIRRGTNLNAADPNYDIKQLALECSSKRMYPDVLNYDSLVRLTGDFKVPMGCRSFLPAWENENGEHVNAGRNNLGVVTLNIPRIAIQSGGDKDRFWEIFHERMKTVKDALLFRLNRVRQARPENAPILYKYGAFGKRLQDGESVDQLFNKERSTISIGYIGLYEAATVFYGGEWEGDAEAKNFTLDILKELKGYADNWKDEYGYWFSVYSTPSESLTDRFNRLDKEKYGVIKDITDKDYYQNSFHYDVRKKITPFEKIDFEKEYPEFCSGGFIHYCEYPKMVHNTKALEAVWDYSYDRVAYLGTNTPIDKCYECDFEGEFVPTEEGFKCPSCGNTDPEKADVVKRTCGYLGNPMKRPMVHGRHVEISNRVKHMENLGE from the coding sequence ATGTACGTGGAACAACTTAATGAACAAAAGGTAATAAAAAGGGATGGCCGCAAAGCAAACTTTGATTTAATTAAAATTCGTAATGCCGTTGAAGCATCTATGAAAGCAATTAATTTAGAGGACGAAACTTTCTTAGAAGAGATTTTGCTTGAGGTTGTAAGTGAATTACCTAACAAGGCAGATATGACCATCGATGAAATCCAGCATTGCGTCGAAAATACTTTAATGAAATCGACGTATCCTGATGTAGCGAGGGCTTACATAGAGTACCGCCATGACCGCGACCATGAGCGTGAAAACATCACAGACATGCACAAAAGCGTAGAAAAATTACTACAAAAAGACAAAACAGTAGTAAACGAAAATGCCAACAAAGACGCAACTGTCTTTAACACACAACGCGATTTAACAGCAGGGGCCGTAGCCAAAAGTTACGCATTAAAATACATGCTGCCAAAACACGTATCCAACGCCCATTTAAAAGGAGAAATCCATTTTCACGATTTAGACTACAGCCCATACCACGCGATGACCAACTGTTGTTTAATCGACATCGAGGGAATGCTTAAAAAAGGATTTACGATTGGTAACGCCAACGTAGAAAGTCCAAAATCCATCCAAACAGCTACAGCGCAAATTGCTCAAATAATCGCAAACGTAGCTAGTTCGCAGTACGGCGGCTGCTCGGTTGACCGCATTGATGAAGTTTTATCCGTTTATGCGCGTTTGAACTTTGAAAAACATAAAAAAGATGCGATGGAATGGGTCGTTCCAGAAAAACAAGAAGGCTATGCGGCAGAGAAAACACGTAAAGATATTTACGATGCCATGCAAAGCTTAGAATACGAAATCAACACATTATATACAAGTAATGGCCAAACACCGTTCGTAACACTAGGCTTTGGTCTTGGTGAAGATTGGTTTGCCCGCGAAATCCAAAAAGCTATCCTAAAAGTAAGAATTGGCGGCGTTGGTAAAGATAAACACACGGCCATTTTCCCGAAATTAGTATTTTCGATTCGCCGTGGAACTAATTTAAACGCAGCAGATCCAAACTATGATATCAAACAATTAGCGCTAGAATGCTCCTCCAAACGGATGTATCCAGACGTGCTTAATTACGACTCACTTGTTCGCTTAACTGGCGATTTCAAAGTGCCAATGGGTTGCCGTTCTTTCTTGCCAGCTTGGGAAAACGAAAATGGTGAACACGTGAACGCAGGAAGAAACAACCTTGGTGTTGTAACACTTAACATTCCACGTATTGCTATTCAAAGTGGCGGCGACAAAGATCGTTTCTGGGAAATTTTCCACGAACGCATGAAAACAGTCAAAGATGCACTGCTTTTCCGTTTAAACCGCGTACGCCAAGCACGTCCAGAAAATGCGCCAATTTTATATAAATATGGAGCATTTGGCAAACGACTACAAGACGGCGAAAGTGTCGATCAATTATTTAATAAAGAACGCTCCACTATTTCTATCGGCTATATCGGTCTTTATGAAGCAGCGACTGTATTTTACGGTGGCGAATGGGAAGGCGATGCAGAAGCGAAAAACTTCACGCTTGATATCTTGAAAGAACTCAAAGGCTATGCCGACAACTGGAAAGATGAATATGGCTATTGGTTCAGCGTCTACTCGACACCAAGCGAAAGCCTAACAGACCGTTTCAACCGTTTAGACAAAGAAAAATATGGCGTAATTAAAGACATCACGGATAAAGACTACTACCAAAACTCTTTCCACTACGATGTTCGCAAAAAAATTACACCATTTGAAAAAATTGATTTTGAAAAAGAATATCCAGAATTTTGCTCAGGCGGATTTATTCACTACTGTGAGTATCCAAAAATGGTTCACAACACGAAAGCGCTTGAGGCTGTATGGGATTACTCTTATGATCGCGTAGCTTATCTTGGTACAAATACACCAATCGATAAATGTTACGAATGTGATTTTGAAGGCGAATTTGTCCCAACAGAAGAAGGCTTCAAATGCCCAAGCTGTGGCAATACTGACCCTGAAAAAGCAGATGTTGTAAAACGTACTTGTGGCTATTTAGGTAACCCAATGAAACGCCCAATGGTTCATGGACGTCACGTAGAAATCAGCAATCGCGTGAAACACATGGAGAACCTAGGTGAATAA
- the nrdG gene encoding anaerobic ribonucleoside-triphosphate reductase activating protein, translating to MNNPKPCEWKSNELSRGYIADYKAFNFVDGEGVRCSLYVSGCPFHCEGCYNKAAQSFKYGKPYTKELEDDILKDIGHESVQGLTLLGGEPFLNTAICLSVVKRIRATYGKTKDIWSWTGYTWDEMMQETADKLELLSLIDVLVDGRFEQKLFDPNLAFRGSSNQRIIDVQKSLAAGEVVLYEL from the coding sequence GTGAATAATCCAAAACCGTGTGAATGGAAGTCGAATGAATTATCCAGAGGGTATATCGCTGACTATAAAGCATTCAATTTTGTCGATGGAGAGGGCGTTCGGTGCAGTTTATATGTATCTGGATGCCCTTTCCACTGCGAAGGCTGCTACAACAAAGCCGCGCAATCATTTAAATACGGCAAACCTTACACTAAAGAACTAGAAGACGATATCCTAAAAGACATCGGCCATGAAAGCGTCCAAGGTCTAACGTTACTTGGCGGAGAACCATTTTTAAACACCGCCATATGCCTATCCGTCGTAAAACGAATCCGCGCGACATACGGCAAAACAAAAGACATTTGGTCATGGACAGGCTACACATGGGACGAAATGATGCAAGAAACCGCCGACAAACTAGAACTTCTATCCTTAATAGATGTCCTAGTAGACGGCCGCTTCGAACAAAAACTTTTCGACCCAAACCTAGCATTCCGCGGTTCCAGCAACCAACGAATTATCGATGTACAGAAATCACTTGCTGCGGGTGAAGTGGTTTTGTATGAGTTGTGA
- a CDS encoding ATP-binding cassette domain-containing protein, protein MEDVSLNIHNLKKQYDNKTVINNLSITINFNSKITLMTGMNGSGKSTLAKMIAGIILPDKGTLTLSNHTNFSKWTKRNTYYLSNAERGMFYKLNCRQNIEYLTSLKGTSRKYVLDKLPAYCEKLNCTDILEISAEKLSTGQKKKVFILSALCSNCQLLLLDEPTNGLDDESFYAFTEILASLRPEKKIVLISHDKRFLDMPHIERIIFGKNGEIYWEEGSSNGLS, encoded by the coding sequence TTGGAAGATGTTAGTTTAAATATACATAATCTGAAAAAGCAATATGATAATAAAACTGTAATAAATAATTTGAGTATTACGATTAATTTTAATTCTAAGATAACTTTAATGACAGGAATGAATGGTTCAGGTAAATCAACATTAGCAAAAATGATAGCGGGAATTATTTTACCTGATAAAGGTACATTAACACTTTCAAATCACACCAATTTTTCAAAATGGACAAAGCGAAATACATACTACTTATCAAATGCAGAGCGAGGTATGTTTTATAAGCTAAACTGCAGACAAAATATTGAATATTTAACCTCACTAAAAGGTACGAGTAGAAAATACGTCTTAGATAAACTTCCTGCATACTGCGAAAAATTAAATTGTACAGATATTTTAGAGATATCAGCAGAAAAGTTATCTACTGGTCAAAAAAAGAAGGTTTTCATACTATCGGCTTTATGCTCGAATTGTCAGCTATTATTACTGGATGAACCTACAAATGGGCTGGACGACGAGAGTTTTTATGCATTTACTGAAATTCTGGCGAGCTTAAGACCAGAAAAAAAGATTGTGTTAATTTCTCACGATAAAAGATTTTTGGATATGCCGCATATAGAGAGAATAATTTTTGGCAAAAACGGTGAAATTTATTGGGAGGAGGGTTCGTCAAATGGATTATCTTAA
- a CDS encoding ABC transporter — translation MDYLNACIGTLKANIFILFKYKKNLVSELIMFMGVYLAILMLNDSSAITEFYGASTAQGPILLLIGYMFWAFSDMALSNTANWISTDAKVGLFETKVQSILPYPVQSFLLLLISVLETIIILFGVVIISVFADKISWSQIPFIFLSVVILLPSVVGMFGMGLIFGGFAVKEKSLGNFVNLFAGALIIFSNTLIVGLPKIIYVIPFTSGVDFTSNLYVSGKMDISLLGINLIINAIWLIVGIFFFNYSLKKEKTVGSFDTF, via the coding sequence ATGGATTATCTTAATGCTTGTATAGGGACACTGAAAGCAAATATTTTTATTCTATTTAAATATAAGAAGAATCTCGTATCGGAATTAATCATGTTTATGGGTGTGTATCTGGCAATATTAATGCTAAATGACAGCAGTGCAATAACTGAATTTTATGGGGCTTCAACTGCTCAGGGGCCTATTCTTTTGTTAATTGGTTATATGTTTTGGGCATTTTCTGATATGGCGTTATCAAATACAGCCAATTGGATTAGTACAGATGCCAAAGTAGGTTTATTTGAAACCAAAGTTCAAAGCATTTTACCATATCCTGTGCAGTCATTTTTGTTACTTTTAATCAGTGTTTTAGAAACAATCATAATCCTTTTTGGCGTTGTTATTATTTCCGTTTTTGCTGATAAAATAAGTTGGTCGCAAATCCCGTTTATTTTTTTATCGGTCGTTATCCTGTTGCCATCTGTTGTGGGGATGTTTGGAATGGGCTTGATATTCGGAGGCTTTGCTGTCAAAGAGAAGAGTTTAGGGAATTTCGTCAATTTGTTTGCAGGTGCCTTAATTATTTTTTCCAATACACTTATCGTAGGGCTACCGAAAATTATTTATGTCATTCCATTTACTTCAGGTGTAGATTTTACGAGTAATTTGTATGTTTCTGGAAAAATGGATATAAGTCTTTTAGGCATAAATTTAATTATTAATGCCATATGGCTTATTGTGGGAATATTCTTCTTTAATTATTCTCTTAAAAAAGAAAAAACAGTTGGTAGTTTTGATACTTTTTAA
- a CDS encoding Crp/Fnr family transcriptional regulator, with protein MDALFNYKEFIRLSHEGNIKYEKLKVPKHTDLVDTATQRNNHVYLIVEGFVSISMNPQLNSIYTILGKGSFVNYYSLFQGNVDDFLFTTSSPCTIYKYSFKDLEYFLSMFPENFGFQFFIMRDLARHAFFKSLFAETSSSDKLELSFSNLCKLHGTPYEKDSVILPREMRTSTIAAYSNLSKSSFYKQLTLLKEQGKIWKKDKEWVVKNQELHDYVKVRQFVD; from the coding sequence ATGGATGCGCTATTTAATTATAAAGAGTTTATTCGACTTTCTCACGAAGGCAATATTAAATATGAAAAATTAAAAGTTCCAAAACATACAGACTTAGTAGATACTGCCACACAGCGAAATAATCATGTCTATTTAATTGTTGAGGGCTTCGTTTCTATTTCCATGAATCCACAACTAAATAGCATATACACCATCTTAGGCAAAGGCTCTTTTGTAAATTACTATAGTTTATTCCAAGGAAACGTAGATGACTTCTTGTTTACAACTAGCTCGCCTTGCACTATTTACAAATATTCTTTTAAAGATTTAGAGTACTTTCTTTCCATGTTCCCAGAGAATTTTGGGTTTCAGTTTTTCATTATGCGCGACCTGGCTCGCCACGCTTTTTTTAAAAGTCTTTTCGCTGAGACTAGTTCTTCCGACAAACTAGAGCTCTCCTTTTCTAATCTCTGCAAGCTACACGGAACGCCCTATGAAAAAGATAGCGTTATCCTCCCAAGAGAAATGCGAACTAGTACCATCGCGGCATATAGCAACCTATCAAAAAGTAGTTTTTACAAACAATTGACGCTTTTGAAAGAGCAAGGAAAGATTTGGAAAAAGGATAAAGAATGGGTTGTTAAAAATCAGGAATTGCATGATTATGTGAAAGTTAGGCAATTTGTTGATTAA
- a CDS encoding carbon-nitrogen family hydrolase, with protein sequence MWKLALCQTDVAFKYPDANYARIEKAIIEAAKNGADIAVLPEMWNTGYALNELAGVADLNGERTKEFLANLSEKHQIAIIGGSVAVSEGNKFSNTMYAFDKYGGLLSSYKKVHLFQLMNEHLYLEAGNDKNLFRLDGVSCAGFICYDIRFPEWIRKHTSEGSEVIFVSAQWPAERVTQWEQLLIARAIENQAFVVAVNRVGDDPNNHFNGHSLVIDPLGNIVAHGGEAEGNIYAEIDLNLVAETRGIIPVFTDRRPELY encoded by the coding sequence ATGTGGAAGTTGGCATTATGTCAAACCGATGTAGCTTTTAAATATCCAGATGCAAACTATGCGCGGATTGAAAAAGCCATCATCGAAGCTGCAAAAAATGGGGCCGATATCGCAGTTTTACCAGAAATGTGGAATACAGGTTACGCTTTAAACGAATTAGCTGGAGTTGCTGATTTAAATGGGGAAAGAACAAAAGAATTTTTAGCGAACCTTTCTGAAAAACACCAAATCGCAATTATTGGTGGCTCGGTGGCTGTCTCAGAAGGAAACAAATTTTCGAATACAATGTACGCTTTTGATAAATACGGTGGACTACTTTCTTCATATAAGAAGGTTCACTTATTCCAGCTTATGAATGAGCATTTGTATTTAGAAGCCGGAAATGATAAAAATTTATTCCGTTTGGATGGCGTTTCTTGCGCCGGTTTCATCTGTTATGATATTAGATTTCCAGAATGGATTCGCAAACATACTTCAGAAGGCTCAGAAGTTATTTTTGTTTCAGCACAGTGGCCAGCCGAGCGTGTTACTCAGTGGGAGCAACTTCTCATTGCACGCGCGATTGAAAACCAAGCTTTTGTCGTTGCTGTAAATCGAGTTGGCGATGATCCGAATAACCATTTCAACGGTCATTCGCTTGTGATTGACCCACTTGGAAACATTGTCGCTCATGGCGGTGAAGCAGAAGGAAATATTTATGCCGAAATCGACTTGAATTTAGTGGCGGAAACACGAGGAATTATCCCCGTTTTCACGGATAGACGCCCAGAATTATACTAA
- a CDS encoding methionine ABC transporter permease, with product MSLFFEEWGPILWQGFLETLTMTGITLVISLAIGLPLGVFLTLTRKGGQSENLIAYSILNWVINILRSLPFIILLFLMIPVTRFVVGTTIGIQGVIMPLVVFTAPYIARLMESALLEVDRGVVEAYQAMGISTPKIIWSVVIREARSGIVLGLTIATIGLIGATAMAGLVGAGGLGTIAYQYGFQRFEPTVMYTTIIILIIMVQALQSFGNFLSRRLKKD from the coding sequence ATGAGTTTGTTTTTTGAAGAATGGGGACCGATACTTTGGCAAGGATTTCTGGAAACGCTGACGATGACTGGTATTACGCTTGTGATTTCACTCGCGATTGGTTTACCACTTGGCGTATTTTTAACATTAACGCGTAAAGGTGGTCAATCGGAAAATCTGATTGCTTATAGTATTTTAAACTGGGTCATTAATATTTTACGTTCACTGCCGTTTATCATTTTGTTATTCTTAATGATTCCGGTAACACGTTTTGTTGTTGGGACTACTATTGGGATTCAAGGTGTAATTATGCCGCTTGTTGTATTTACGGCACCTTACATCGCTCGTTTAATGGAGTCCGCCCTCTTGGAAGTGGACCGTGGTGTCGTTGAAGCCTACCAAGCAATGGGGATTTCCACACCGAAAATCATTTGGAGTGTGGTTATTCGCGAAGCTCGGTCTGGTATCGTTCTTGGTTTAACTATCGCAACAATCGGGCTAATCGGCGCAACTGCGATGGCTGGACTTGTTGGCGCTGGCGGACTTGGAACAATTGCTTACCAATATGGTTTCCAACGTTTTGAACCAACTGTCATGTATACAACCATCATCATTTTAATTATCATGGTTCAAGCACTACAATCATTCGGTAATTTCTTATCTAGACGTCTTAAAAAAGATTAA
- a CDS encoding methionine ABC transporter ATP-binding protein gives MIELHQVSKSFNVNGKTVEAVKNVSITVEKGEIFGVVGYSGAGKSTLVRCINLLERPDAGQVVIDGKNLSTLSSKELRVARRKIGMIFQGYNLLKTATVYDNIAKPLKLEGVPKDEIETRVNKYLSIVGLEDKRNNYPSQLSGGQKQRVAIARALAHEPEILLSDEATSALDPETTEAILQLLLKINAELGITIFLITHELDVIQRICDRVAVMENGHLVEQGTVLDIFTKAKHATTKRFVGSEASFDIPQDLLEKYVATGKLVSLHFIGDEADEPALALVSRKFDVLPSILAGGIDHLKNGTLGKLLVHLKGDEAEYSKAIAYLKESGVVVEEVELL, from the coding sequence TTGATCGAATTACATCAAGTTTCAAAATCATTTAATGTAAATGGAAAAACCGTAGAAGCCGTCAAAAATGTTTCTATTACAGTCGAAAAAGGAGAAATTTTCGGTGTCGTTGGTTACAGTGGCGCCGGAAAAAGTACCCTCGTTCGTTGCATCAACTTGCTTGAACGTCCAGATGCTGGCCAAGTTGTCATTGATGGGAAGAACTTATCTACCCTATCAAGCAAAGAACTTCGTGTCGCACGCCGGAAAATCGGCATGATTTTCCAAGGATATAACCTACTGAAAACAGCAACTGTCTATGATAACATTGCCAAACCATTAAAATTAGAAGGCGTTCCAAAAGACGAAATCGAAACGCGCGTGAATAAATACTTGTCAATCGTTGGCTTAGAAGATAAACGAAACAACTATCCAAGCCAACTTTCTGGCGGTCAAAAACAACGTGTCGCGATTGCTCGTGCTCTTGCGCATGAACCAGAAATTCTGCTGAGCGATGAAGCAACAAGCGCCTTGGACCCTGAAACAACAGAAGCAATTTTGCAACTGTTACTTAAAATTAATGCGGAACTCGGCATTACGATTTTCTTAATTACACATGAACTTGATGTCATTCAACGTATTTGTGACCGGGTTGCTGTAATGGAAAATGGTCATTTAGTGGAACAAGGTACCGTTCTTGATATTTTCACCAAAGCAAAACACGCGACAACCAAGCGTTTTGTTGGATCAGAAGCTAGTTTCGATATCCCGCAAGATTTGCTTGAAAAATATGTCGCAACTGGGAAATTGGTTTCTCTTCATTTTATTGGGGACGAAGCGGATGAACCTGCTCTTGCTCTTGTATCACGCAAATTCGACGTTCTTCCAAGCATTTTAGCTGGCGGAATTGATCATTTGAAAAACGGAACACTTGGAAAACTACTCGTTCATTTAAAAGGGGACGAAGCGGAATATAGTAAAGCAATTGCTTATTTGAAAGAATCTGGAGTCGTTGTTGAGGAGGTCGAGTTACTATGA